The stretch of DNA CCAGCTATCCGATTTAGTAGCATCCCAGGCATAGACCAGGAGCACATCGTCAATAATGTCCGCCAGGATGACCTCAATACTGTCGTCATCTGGAATCAGGTTGAAAGACACCAGGTTCCAACCGGCTTTCAGATCAATGACGTGGGTATTCGAGGGTTCATCTTCGGTCTCAGGAAACTCGTAGGTCACTGTCAGGGTTCCATTTTGATTTAAAGTCACGCTTGTGGCTGGTTCACCGTTCACAGTTGCGCTTGTGGCGCTGGTGAAGGCGTAGCCCTGGGCAGCCGTCAGAGTGAGGCTGGCGGTGTAAACAGTGCTGTAGTCAAAGCTTGCATGAGCCGGGTCCCACGTGACCGCTGCGGTTGGGCTGGTGATGCCCGCAGTCGGCGTGGCAGCCACATTGGCAGTAATATCCGGGGTAGCCAGAGCAACTGGCGTATCGATACCGGTGATTATCACTTTGGTCACATTGATTGTTGGGGACGAATACCGGGTAGCGGTAAGGGTTTCAGTCTTGTTGCAGTTGCTGCGGCGGTAGCGCGTCAGGATGATTTCTGTGTCGGTGACCGTTGCGACGGTGCCCGAATCGATCACGTTTGAATTGGTAGAGCTGCCGTTGACATAACCTGCTGCCGCATAAATAAATTTGATATTTAGGGTTCTTCCAGTGCCATTATCATTAAAGGTGACTTGTTCATTGCGGTTTTTGTAATTTTGTGTTGGATCCTGCGTATGGTTATGACCCCACAGAAAAACGACATCAAGATCACCATCGATCACGTTATTGAGCATGGAAGCCATAGCGTAACCATAGGGGTTGTCATTACGTGCCTGGTGTAGCGGTACATGCGACAGGATGAAGATCACCTTACCAGCGCCCTTCTTGCTGGTCAGGAAGGTTTGCAGGTCGCTGATCGTCTGGGCAGCGGCGGCGTTTTTAACAGCAGTACCGCCGCCGTTGCTGCTGATGCTGCTGAGCGGGAAATCGTACTCGTTGATCCCGTAAATAATGTAATCATCCTTTTCATAAACCACGCCGGTTACTTTAAAGTTGCCCGTGCCGACCAGGCTGAAAGAATCGTTGTTGCCCTGGGTGTAAATTTTGTCCACGCCCGGGAAGACAGCTTCGACAACCGGGTCAATTACACTTGAGTTATAAGCTGTGCCGGAGGTTTGATAGTTGTTGAAGTCACCCCCTTGTGCGACCACGTCAGGTGTTACTCCATCATTCTTCACACAGGTCAAGAAGGCAGAGAAATTACTTGTACTTTGATGCATGTCCATGCCAAAAGTGATCTGGCCGGTGCTTTCGCCGGGTTCTGCTGAGGTGCTTGGGAACGTGTAACTCACTGTTAACGATGTATCACTATGCCGTGCGACGCTGGTTGCCAGATTGCCATTCACAGTGCCTGAGGGCGATGCACTGAAGTAATAACCCTGCGCAGCCGTCAGGGTGACACTGGCGGTGTAAATGGTGCTGTAAGCAAAGCTGGCATGCGCTGGGTCCCACGTGACCGTACCGGCAGTGTACTTACTGCCGACTGGCACATCTGCTGTGGTATCCGGAGTAGCCAGTGCGACTGGCGCATCGATGCCAGCAACAGCAACAGATTTAATTTCTATTGGTGGCTCTTCACCGGAGGTGGAAAAATTCCAGGTTGGACCGGTGGTCGTCTTGCTACCATCCGTGATGTCCACATACCACTCGTATTCGGTACCTTCTTTTAGCCCCGACCAGATGACGGAAGCATTCCCACCGCTGGCAACATTTTGTTGTGTTCCGATCAATTTGAAGGATGATGCACTGCTGCCATCCATTTCATAAGACATGGTGAATTGTTCATAGTTACTTGCACTTGTCAGATATCCACCCGGGCTGTGTGGCGAAAAGACCTGGGCATAGATCTCGTCATCTCCTGGCTTGAAGGTGAGCAGTCGGAGGTAATCCCATGTTGGTCTATCCTGATAATTCGTCATTAAGATGTGGACGTCCTGCATTCCGGTTCTGGTTTCCCTGCGATAGGCAGACCCATCATCACCGCTGTGCATATGGCCGCATAACATCAGAAACAGGTTGGGATTCCCTTTGAGAGCATCGTAAGTTGTTTGGTTAACCCAATTGTTGTCGTAATGCAGGATATCGTGTTGCTCTACGATTGCTCTTCGGTCGCTGTATGTTTTCAGCAGCCCATCCGCCCAGGATAACGCGCCGGCTCCTGGATTGTATTGAAGGTTGATCAGGATAAAGTCCATCCCACCGGCACTGAAGAGTGAATAGTTATTGTAATTATCAGTTCCCGAAGTGTAATACCCGCCATACCAGGGTTTGCCTGTGAAACGTGAGGACCCAAAATATGTGGAATACAAAGTCCCGGTATCATGGTTGCCCGGGGCAACGCTGTAAGGCGTACCAGCGGTATCCAGGTAGCCGTAAGATTCGTCCGCGACCTGCCACTCTGTAACGGCGCTTGCTTGATCAACAATATCGCCCAGGCTGGTGACAAACACCAGTTCAGGTTCCCCTGCGCCGGGCGTGGTGTATCGGCTCGCAATCCATTGAAACTGATTTTTCATGATATCTGGGTTGTGTCTGGCCAGTTTTTGCGTATCCGGAACTGCGATGAATAAAAAGTCCTCCGCCGGAACGGATCCATTGACTGCCCGTCCATAGAAGGAAACACTCATTGCATCTCCGTCCGGGTCGGACACAGTCACTTCCAGAGTGGGTGGAATGGTCACATTAACTGCCCCGGCGTCAGGTCGCACCAGAACAGGCGGATTGGGTGCTTCATTGCCGGCACCGATACAGTAATCCACAATCAATTTTGGTCGGTTTGCTGCGGTGGTCGCTTCTTTGGCATGGAAGGTGACATCAAAATTCGCGCTATCATGGTAGTTCTGCAAAGTGACCCCAAAGTTAGTGTTAGGGTCGTTCACCCAGCCCTGGACAACGGCGATTCCAGCCTCATTCAGGAGCGTGGTTGTGTTGCCTGTAGAATTGAATGCTATAGATGTTGCTGTCCACAGGTTGACGGTGCC from Brevefilum fermentans encodes:
- a CDS encoding DNRLRE domain-containing protein, which produces MNAKKGSQFLNLFVVVLFLLGTALSGFVRVMAEPASAPAEGLVESAVAQTSTTVTIPTSADTYMSTNAKTANYGKSDPILMTRDSNTRGALFKFELDDIPEGANITGAKLVMYITDKDTKSKNTHDPLYLYNMRRDWVEGTGTGSGTANGATWNTYDGTTSHTWGTEGAASTMLDRYDTNLWTAVWNTFQTTGTVEIPLNEQGIAVVQGWLDGTLPNYGIIMQNYSQQANFDFKFTSKEGANQGENRLKLVVTYEEAPPGPMITTSVSSLQPFASKPGTPSDPQSYTVTGANLTEEIAVNAPEGFELAAAAGGPYASSLSLPLTGGTVYVRLHSATQGNFGGNITHSSAGAQQKDVAVDGMTTQQVCYTDVEFVAVADTYIGVKDTSTDMEKNYGGQADMRISRTTSPNVRRRGGLLRFKLDGEGGIPAGAIIEKASLFLSVKTVGTANNQADHPLYIYEMLRAWVEGTGSATTPPDGATWETYQGFSNSTEKEAVRWQTNGAVGANDRGTVNLWTATSIAFNSTGNTTTLLNEAGIAVVQGWVNDPNTNFGVTLQNYHDSANFDVTFHAKEATTAANRPKLIVDYCIGAGNEAPNPPVLVRPDAGAVNVTIPPTLEVTVSDPDGDAMSVSFYGRAVNGSVPAEDFLFIAVPDTQKLARHNPDIMKNQFQWIASRYTTPGAGEPELVFVTSLGDIVDQASAVTEWQVADESYGYLDTAGTPYSVAPGNHDTGTLYSTYFGSSRFTGKPWYGGYYTSGTDNYNNYSLFSAGGMDFILINLQYNPGAGALSWADGLLKTYSDRRAIVEQHDILHYDNNWVNQTTYDALKGNPNLFLMLCGHMHSGDDGSAYRRETRTGMQDVHILMTNYQDRPTWDYLRLLTFKPGDDEIYAQVFSPHSPGGYLTSASNYEQFTMSYEMDGSSASSFKLIGTQQNVASGGNASVIWSGLKEGTEYEWYVDITDGSKTTTGPTWNFSTSGEEPPIEIKSVAVAGIDAPVALATPDTTADVPVGSKYTAGTVTWDPAHASFAYSTIYTASVTLTAAQGYYFSASPSGTVNGNLATSVARHSDTSLTVSYTFPSTSAEPGESTGQITFGMDMHQSTSNFSAFLTCVKNDGVTPDVVAQGGDFNNYQTSGTAYNSSVIDPVVEAVFPGVDKIYTQGNNDSFSLVGTGNFKVTGVVYEKDDYIIYGINEYDFPLSSISSNGGGTAVKNAAAAQTISDLQTFLTSKKGAGKVIFILSHVPLHQARNDNPYGYAMASMLNNVIDGDLDVVFLWGHNHTQDPTQNYKNRNEQVTFNDNGTGRTLNIKFIYAAAGYVNGSSTNSNVIDSGTVATVTDTEIILTRYRRSNCNKTETLTATRYSSPTINVTKVIITGIDTPVALATPDITANVAATPTAGITSPTAAVTWDPAHASFDYSTVYTASLTLTAAQGYAFTSATSATVNGEPATSVTLNQNGTLTVTYEFPETEDEPSNTHVIDLKAGWNLVSFNLIPDDDSIEVILADIIDDVLLVYAWDATKSDSWMRYVPLAGFGNTLAKLNNEMGFWINMAKDETLTITGTPPTATDIKLYKGWNLIGYPARNDVAIPGALTAIDEKYDLILAYKAFDTDDPWKLYDPSAPGYANDLTTMAPGWGYWIHFTETTAFDWSIPF